In the genome of Impatiens glandulifera chromosome 6, dImpGla2.1, whole genome shotgun sequence, the window tagactagAGAAACTTATTGAACGACACAAGACAATACTGTGTCgcccgtgccgatcgtgtcgtgccTCATGTGCTTATTGTGTCGTCCGTGTCGATCACGCTTCTTTTGATTAATGGTGATTTTGACGTGgttatctattattatatagattaagaaagttatttaaacataaaattaataaaaattcaacctgaattaaactataattaatatttgatagtGATCAGGTCTTCattgtttgtatttttgttcatttttaaCACCTTTATTTGTTTTCTCTTGACAAtgattcttttttgtttttgtataatatcaCGTGACATTATGTGATTTTTGAAaactaatattttgaaataattattattatttacaaaaaatCATAGTAAAAATTGgaagtaattttgtttttatttggtacgaaaaatatgtttaaatttgataaaactttcaaagtaaatattaaatgaaataaagtaatttttaatatgtttttaggtTATgctatagattttttttaattttgttttaccaaatatgattttaatagTGGTATTTGTTAGACCATGTCAACCCAAAAATTTTTAGATGGTTTATTTGCCCATATATTGGACCAAGCCAAcctaattcatatattttgactCGTTTTAGCTGGCCAACCCAATTCATACAATTTGGACtcatgttttaatttaaattgttcTTATTGAGTATCGAATATTATTCGAGACATTtgtatcttaaaataaaaaaaaatgacaatttaaCTAGCTACTTTAGTTGTGACTTTATTAAAAGCAATtactaataaaaacaaacatgaatctTGATTTTCCAATTCaactaacatatataacatatatggtTTGTAAACAATATTACCTCTTAATCTGACACATTTCTTCTAAATTAGAAAGACAATTGATTGATTGTGGAGTTGCTCTTACTTACACTCAACTGTACAACTGAAACATACTCGACAAAATGAAGTCGATTTCCCATCCATTTAATCGTCCAATCCTTCATGCCAAAGCCAGAGACCTTTTGAACATTTGGGCTGCTCTTTTCACAGTTTTAACATCGATATCTGCCAACTTGCCTGTCTTCGAAGCAATAACTGTACATTTTCGTTCCTCTGCATTTGGCACAAATAACTCCCCTTTCTCTTTTGAACCAAACAACCCAATACTGAACAAAAACAAACCATCATgatgtcatttaaaaaaaaaagtcatttgCCCAAAAAACAATTCAAGAAACCGACCAGGGCTTGCCACGCGCAAATGCAAATTGAATAGCGGCTGTATTAGTAGCAATCACCCCAATCGAGTCGTTAACTAAAGCAGCAAGCTGTAATCAAACCAACCAACAAaccaaaagtaaaaaaatgtattttaaaaagtttgtaaaacaaaaaatgataaacaaCCTGGCCGGGAGTAGTAACAAAGACAATGCTAGCGTCGTCTCCTACAACATCTTCCACGTTTTCCCTTTCTTTCTCGTGTGGGATCACAAAAACCGGAGTAAATTCCCTACTGAAAACATTGAAACATTATTAGTCatcagaaaaagaaaaaaaacagcaaattttacaataatcatCTTCTTTTGCCCTTACCTAATTGAATATGCAATTTCAGCCCATACTTCAATAGACAATAAGCTATCTTTATCTCCTCTAGACTGCATAGATGCCTTCGAATCGGATTGTAATCCATGAAGAACAACAAACTTTCCCTTCTCTGCTCCCGCATCTCTATACTTAGCTTCAACCGCATCCTTCACCTTCCTAGAAATGGAAACTTGCAAAGGAAGAACAGGCTGTCTAGGAACACTTCTAAATGGTCTCCCCAACCAATCAGCCATTTCTTGATACCTACATTAACTCccatcaaaaacaaaaacaaatgaagaaAGTCTTTAACTAATTGTTTACATGTTATATCCTGCTTCAGACAGGTTCATGCTATTTGAGGTAAATGTTTGAGACAGAAGTAATCCAGCTCCGGCAGAGTTTACATTAGGGTAAATGTAGCTAACTCTATCACGAGCAGTTGACATGTATAAGAACGCTGCATGGCCAAGTCCGGCCAGTTTTGTAGACAGGATCATATCATAGTATCTACCCTGGATGAAagacattgaagaagaagaagtgttTAGATTATCCATGTAAGAAAACCAGAGATGCAGATTAATGAATCACAGACCTTCAAAATTCCAATCATGTCAGTATAATCTTCAGGAGCAGGGAAATCCAGATCTGGGTCATAAACATCAGCCCATCTGACATTCTTATTAAGTTCATACGTTTGCTTACCTCTATCCGAAGCAATAATATCTACCTGAACTCCAGGATATCTATCCTTGATAAGCTGAATCACCGGAAAAAACAGCAGATTCTCGTAAACACCACCGGAAATAACGCAGCAGCATCGCCGGACATCTCCCCTTACCTTAAGACCCACAGAGGCGACCTCGACGCTGTAACCCTTGGGGAATTTAAGGAACCCACGTGTGCTATTTGGGTCATCGGGTGGTCTAGGGTTTTCTTCTTGCTTTCCGTCGGAGTAATATTCGCCGTATTCCATATTTGTGTCTTCCCCGTCGTCGAAAGGGTCGAGCCATGGGTTTTTCTTGGTGGAATTGAGGCGGAATTGGGATGGAGATCTTTTGGTGGTGGAGAGAGATTGGTCTTGTAAGGGGAGATTAGAGAATGAACGTTTGGAGAAATGGGTTGGAGGGATTGATGATGGGTTTCTCGAAAGAGGGAAAATTGATTTGGGTGGAAGAGAAGCAGCTGCCATTTTCTTTGGATTTGAGTTCTTCTTCGTATGTGTCAGACAtggaagatgatgaagaagaagaagtagacGTTGGTGGAAGTTATTTGTATGGTAACGATGAATAGGTTGGATAAGTGGGTCCTAGTTTTGTTTTTGGCGCTAAATGGAACTAATAtttgttcttcttcattttaGACCTAAGATTTCTATTTCCTTAAATTAATGTCTCGATTACTCATAATGAAATTAAGGGATTTGATATGGGTATtctgaataataataatagagttAGTATGAtgtatacaaataattttaattttcaatttttaaaccgATGCacttgattaatttataattctaacAAAGAGAAATGAAATACATCGAGTAAATATCATTTGTTTAGGAAATAGATATTTTATCTCGTGTTTGACCGCTCCAACTTCTAACTTTAAacttttc includes:
- the LOC124942649 gene encoding photosynthetic NDH subunit of subcomplex B 1, chloroplastic, which translates into the protein MAAASLPPKSIFPLSRNPSSIPPTHFSKRSFSNLPLQDQSLSTTKRSPSQFRLNSTKKNPWLDPFDDGEDTNMEYGEYYSDGKQEENPRPPDDPNSTRGFLKFPKGYSVEVASVGLKVRGDVRRCCCVISGGVYENLLFFPVIQLIKDRYPGVQVDIIASDRGKQTYELNKNVRWADVYDPDLDFPAPEDYTDMIGILKGRYYDMILSTKLAGLGHAAFLYMSTARDRVSYIYPNVNSAGAGLLLSQTFTSNSMNLSEAGYNMYQEMADWLGRPFRSVPRQPVLPLQVSISRKVKDAVEAKYRDAGAEKGKFVVLHGLQSDSKASMQSRGDKDSLLSIEVWAEIAYSISREFTPVFVIPHEKERENVEDVVGDDASIVFVTTPGQLAALVNDSIGVIATNTAAIQFAFARGKPWSVS